The Candidatus Methylomirabilota bacterium sequence CGACGGAGGCGCATCCGGAGCGCCTGCTCCAGCCCCTGGCGCGCGTCGGAATTGTCCGGCTCGTGACGCAGCATGCGGCCGAAGACCTGGGCCGCTTCGTCGGCGAGGTTCTGCTCCAGGCAGGCCCGGCCGAAGGAGGCCGTCGCGAACGTATCGTCGGCCAGCACTCGGCCCAGGCCAGCCGCCTCGTTGGCGGCCGGTGGCGCTGCCCGCAACAGACCCAGGAGAGCCCGGGACTCGCGATCGCCGCCGTCCAGCCGCACGGCGGTCTCCAGATGCTGGACGGCGACGTCGAGTCGACCCTGCCGCCGATGAGTCTCCGCCGCTAACCGGTGACATTGGACGTCGTTCGGGCTGACGGCGAGAATCGCCGACAGCTCGGCGAGGGCCTCGTCGAGCTCGTCCTGACCGAGCAGGGCCTTGGCGAGGATCAGTCGCGCCGTCGTGTAGTGAGGATATCGTTCCAGTCCTTCCCGACACAGCCTGATGGCATCTTCCGTCCGGCCGACCTTCCGGTAGAGGTCGGCGAGCTGGGCGAACGCGAGCGAGCTGGGATCCCGCTGCAGCCGTTCCTCCTGCCGACGGATGGCGTTGGCGGTCGTCGCGTCATCCACCGGCATAGCTAATCTGTTATACGGACCGTCGGATTTCGTTGTCAAAACCATTTCGCCTCATGGCCTAGTCTAGCCTATAACCAACAAACCCGAGAGGTTAGGGTGAGGGGCCGGCCGGCCGGCCCCTCAAACACCCAGAGAACTCTCAGAGGTCGTCATCGCGAACGGCCCTCCGCCTGGGGGGCCGTCGGGGCGGTCGTCGGCAGGGTATCGACATACGCCTGGGTGCGGATGATGGTCGCCCGCAGATCCTCCTCATCGACGATCGAGTACCGCCGGAAGATCGCCGCGGTCTTGTGGCCCGTGACCGCCATGCAATCGCTCTCGGAGTTGCCCGCCCGGCGGAGGTTGCGCGCTGCGGTCCGCCGCAGATCGTGGAAGAGCCGTGCCCGGACCTTCTGCCGGGCGCCGCTGACGGGGTCAACGACCACGCTGAGGCCACGGGGATGGGCGGCCGCCTCGGCGTCACTGACGACGCTGTAGGCGCCCGCCTCGATGCAGGCGGTAGTCCACGCCTTGTGGAAGTGACCCAGGGCCTGGCCGTCGGCCCGGCAGAACACCGTCCCCGGATCGGGCAGGCCCTGGACCGTCCGTTTGGTCCGGGCCGCGGAGGCGCGATCAATGATCGCCGCGAGATCACCATAGAGGACCATCGTCCGCGCCTGCTTGTTCTTGGACTTGCGCCACGAGAGCCGCAGGGCCCGGCCCTCGACATC is a genomic window containing:
- a CDS encoding tetratricopeptide repeat protein: MDDATTANAIRRQEERLQRDPSSLAFAQLADLYRKVGRTEDAIRLCREGLERYPHYTTARLILAKALLGQDELDEALAELSAILAVSPNDVQCHRLAAETHRRQGRLDVAVQHLETAVRLDGGDRESRALLGLLRAAPPAANEAAGLGRVLADDTFATASFGRACLEQNLADEAAQVFGRMLRHEPDNSDARQGLEQALRMRLRRKG
- a CDS encoding tyrosine-type recombinase/integrase, translating into MPVELHDPARWGYLTGWRVGEIRSLRWGDVDVEGRALRLSWRKSKNKQARTMVLYGDLAAIIDRASAARTKRTVQGLPDPGTVFCRADGQALGHFHKAWTTACIEAGAYSVVSDAEAAAHPRGLSVVVDPVSGARQKVRARLFHDLRRTAARNLRRAGNSESDCMAVTGHKTAAIFRRYSIVDEEDLRATIIRTQAYVDTLPTTAPTAPQAEGRSR